Proteins found in one Thalassomonas actiniarum genomic segment:
- a CDS encoding tetratricopeptide repeat-containing response regulator has product MAAVDYSNKRFLIVDNVKPSRDTLKHLAQSLNAARADTSHHPRHVVSMCKNMDYDIILLGYDLGEGQRNGQQILEELRVNDIISRQCIVIIVTAEVSQAMVLAALEHKPDEYLSKPFAMSELLKRLHRCFLKKHAMANIYTALDNQEPEKVIELCELTLRSSLSHRSECLGIKARQHLELGQYQEAKEIYQAQQNSPNCQWATIGLGKIALMEDELDVAEQYFKAVIEESPRYLSTYDWLAKTYQKQHKYEKAEEILERALLISPRSVGRLKEYADLCLENEHFDKATDAYQKTNDLAYHSIHHKPENALKLARSLVEYSSELEPHDIKKMNTKAFKALAVMNREFTKSEFKIQSHLLSACLFTNSKEQTSARDMLQKAETLLEEKLEEISPDSMVEIAKSFVKLNKKDKAQSVLAVLSQQYPEDLELMNEVDKFSDVPMNKDDKEEAQKALEVGVSLYKEKNYSLAIEKLNDAFKLFPTHQGIKLNLLQVLLVSYETNPGNTAHLQQAEIIIDALDDLSEGDSAYIRFEKLKVKYNQLYEQMME; this is encoded by the coding sequence ATGGCTGCAGTTGATTACTCAAACAAACGTTTCTTGATTGTTGATAATGTCAAACCATCAAGGGATACCTTAAAACACCTGGCGCAAAGTCTGAATGCGGCCCGGGCCGATACCAGCCATCATCCACGCCATGTTGTCAGCATGTGTAAAAACATGGACTATGACATTATCCTGCTCGGTTATGATCTCGGCGAAGGCCAGAGAAACGGCCAGCAGATCCTGGAAGAGTTACGGGTTAACGACATTATCTCCAGACAGTGCATAGTGATCATAGTTACCGCCGAAGTATCACAAGCCATGGTGTTGGCAGCATTAGAGCATAAACCCGACGAATACCTGTCCAAGCCCTTCGCCATGAGTGAATTGCTCAAGCGTCTGCATCGCTGTTTCCTGAAGAAACATGCCATGGCAAATATTTATACCGCATTGGACAATCAAGAGCCGGAAAAAGTTATAGAATTATGCGAGCTCACCTTACGCAGCAGCCTTTCCCATCGCTCTGAGTGTCTGGGTATTAAAGCCAGGCAACATTTAGAGCTGGGACAATACCAAGAAGCGAAAGAAATTTACCAGGCACAGCAAAACAGTCCCAACTGTCAATGGGCCACCATAGGCCTGGGTAAAATAGCCCTGATGGAAGATGAGCTTGATGTTGCCGAACAATATTTCAAAGCAGTGATAGAAGAAAGTCCCCGCTACCTGTCAACTTATGACTGGTTGGCGAAGACCTATCAAAAACAGCATAAATATGAAAAAGCCGAAGAGATACTGGAAAGGGCATTATTGATCTCACCGAGATCTGTCGGGCGCTTAAAAGAATATGCCGACTTATGCCTGGAGAACGAGCATTTTGACAAGGCCACCGATGCCTATCAGAAAACCAATGATCTCGCTTATCATTCCATTCATCATAAACCGGAAAATGCCTTAAAGCTTGCCCGCTCCCTGGTGGAGTATTCTTCTGAACTTGAGCCTCATGACATTAAAAAGATGAATACCAAGGCCTTTAAAGCCCTGGCGGTCATGAACCGGGAGTTCACCAAAAGCGAGTTTAAAATCCAGTCACATTTACTTTCAGCCTGTTTGTTTACCAACAGTAAAGAACAGACCTCGGCACGGGATATGTTACAGAAAGCCGAAACCTTGCTGGAAGAGAAACTGGAAGAAATATCTCCCGACAGTATGGTGGAAATCGCCAAGTCCTTCGTCAAGTTAAACAAAAAGGACAAAGCACAAAGTGTGCTGGCAGTGCTCAGTCAACAGTACCCTGAAGATCTGGAACTGATGAATGAAGTTGATAAGTTCTCTGATGTGCCTATGAACAAGGACGACAAAGAAGAAGCACAAAAAGCGCTGGAAGTGGGTGTAAGCCTCTATAAAGAGAAGAACTACTCTCTGGCAATAGAGAAGCTGAACGATGCATTTAAACTGTTCCCAACCCATCAGGGCATTAAATTAAACCTGCTGCAGGTGCTGCTGGTTTCTTATGAAACCAATCCCGGCAATACCGCCCATTTACAGCAGGCAGAAATTATCATAGACGCCCTGGATGATCTTAGTGAAGGTGACAGTGCCTACATACGGTTTGAAAAATTAAAAGTGAAATACAACCAGTTATACGAACAGATGATGGAATAA
- a CDS encoding LysR family transcriptional regulator: protein MNWDDLKYFLAVCRMGSIRAAAAELNVNHATVSRRINNFEASLGQRLFERSAKGYTRTKIADEIYQESSHLEERLSTVARQIAGKDNSLSGDIRITLPDLFARGLLMPAIAEFCKQYPLIHIEIIDSARLFNLANREADVAFRVCEQPPEYLIAKQLAVMHRSCYMARKLLPELEQESWLEQQNWIGWNDKMRRPVGKIAREYPRFDSKHKITSAVLQAEACKNGMGIAVLPCFYGDLEPELVRVPPYSSEAKYNFWLVYHPDLRKNAKIQTFVSFMIEQMQVQKPLIEGEKPMPVNLPLL, encoded by the coding sequence TTGAACTGGGATGATCTTAAGTACTTTCTAGCCGTGTGCCGTATGGGATCGATCAGGGCTGCCGCCGCTGAGCTTAATGTTAACCATGCCACGGTATCAAGACGTATCAATAACTTTGAGGCCTCCCTGGGACAGAGGTTATTTGAACGTTCGGCCAAAGGTTATACCCGGACAAAAATCGCCGATGAAATTTACCAGGAATCTTCCCATCTGGAAGAAAGACTGAGTACGGTGGCGCGGCAAATTGCCGGTAAGGATAATAGCCTCAGCGGTGATATCCGCATTACCTTGCCGGACTTATTTGCCCGCGGCTTGCTTATGCCCGCCATTGCTGAATTTTGCAAACAATATCCTTTGATCCATATCGAAATCATCGATTCGGCCAGATTGTTTAATTTGGCTAACCGCGAAGCGGATGTTGCCTTTCGGGTATGTGAACAACCGCCGGAATATTTGATCGCTAAGCAATTGGCGGTGATGCACCGCTCCTGTTACATGGCAAGAAAACTGTTGCCTGAACTGGAACAGGAAAGCTGGCTGGAACAGCAAAACTGGATCGGCTGGAACGATAAAATGCGCCGTCCGGTGGGTAAAATTGCCAGGGAATATCCCAGGTTCGATTCTAAACATAAAATTACCAGTGCCGTACTGCAGGCGGAAGCCTGTAAAAATGGCATGGGGATCGCCGTTTTACCTTGTTTTTACGGCGATCTTGAACCCGAGCTGGTGCGTGTGCCCCCTTATAGTTCAGAGGCTAAATATAACTTCTGGTTGGTCTATCATCCGGATTTAAGAAAAAATGCCAAGATCCAAACCTTTGTCAGTTTTATGATCGAGCAGATGCAGGTACAGAAACCCTTAATTGAAGGCGAAAAACCGATGCCGGTGAACCTGCCTTTGCTATAA
- a CDS encoding DEAD/DEAH box helicase: protein MGFSSLGLQAGLVKSLAEQGYREPTQVQQAAIPVILKGQDIMAGAQTGTGKTAAFALPILQLLSQEKNTKSDNTQSGTPSPRALVLTPTRELAQQVHASFEKYGVHLPFFSRLAYGGVSINAQVEGFNAGVDILVATPGRLLDHLAKGSLTLAQLQFLVFDEADRMLDMGFIDDIKRILKLLPEQRQTMLFSATFDAATVGLSKKLLNQPEMIQVDEANSAAEQVEQIVYTVDPDRKRELISHVIGARNWHQVLIFTRSRQSADMLATQMTKDGVKTQAIHGDKSQGAREKALAEFKSGQTRALVATDVASRGLDIRQLQYVINHELPFNPEDYIHRIGRSGRAGNTGLAISLVSREEEYLLAEIEAVLGQALPQQWLQGYEPDLDREIKTNKKTSRTGQKRRAKQRAGGGRNRRR, encoded by the coding sequence ATGGGGTTTTCTTCTTTAGGTTTGCAAGCCGGTCTGGTGAAGTCTCTTGCCGAGCAAGGGTACCGGGAGCCGACACAGGTACAGCAAGCCGCTATTCCGGTTATTCTCAAAGGGCAGGATATTATGGCGGGGGCGCAAACGGGCACGGGTAAAACCGCCGCTTTTGCCTTGCCGATATTGCAGCTCTTGTCTCAGGAGAAAAATACCAAAAGCGACAACACTCAATCAGGTACGCCATCACCGCGTGCGTTAGTGCTTACTCCTACCCGTGAACTGGCGCAACAGGTACATGCCAGTTTTGAAAAATACGGTGTTCATTTGCCTTTCTTTAGCCGCCTTGCCTATGGCGGCGTCAGCATTAATGCCCAGGTAGAGGGTTTTAACGCCGGCGTTGATATCCTGGTGGCAACACCGGGGCGCTTGTTGGATCATCTTGCCAAAGGCTCCCTTACCCTGGCACAACTTCAATTTCTGGTCTTTGATGAAGCCGATCGTATGCTGGATATGGGCTTTATCGATGATATCAAGCGTATCCTCAAACTGCTTCCCGAGCAGCGCCAGACCATGTTGTTTTCGGCAACCTTTGATGCCGCCACGGTCGGTTTGAGTAAAAAGCTGTTAAATCAGCCGGAAATGATCCAGGTGGATGAAGCCAATAGCGCGGCGGAGCAAGTGGAGCAGATCGTTTATACCGTAGATCCTGACAGAAAGCGGGAGTTGATCTCCCATGTGATCGGCGCCAGAAACTGGCACCAGGTCTTGATCTTCACCCGTAGCAGACAGAGCGCGGATATGCTGGCGACACAGATGACCAAAGACGGCGTCAAAACCCAGGCGATCCACGGTGACAAATCCCAGGGGGCGAGAGAAAAAGCGCTGGCGGAATTTAAATCCGGGCAAACCCGGGCCTTAGTGGCTACCGATGTTGCCTCTCGCGGTCTGGATATCCGGCAGCTGCAATATGTGATCAACCATGAATTGCCTTTTAATCCCGAAGATTATATCCACCGCATCGGCCGCAGTGGCCGTGCCGGCAATACCGGTTTGGCAATCTCTCTGGTATCGAGAGAAGAAGAATACCTGCTGGCGGAAATCGAAGCGGTATTGGGGCAAGCGCTGCCCCAGCAATGGCTGCAAGGTTATGAGCCTGACTTAGATCGGGAAATAAAAACCAATAAAAAAACCAGCCGCACGGGACAAAAGCGCAGGGCTAAGCAGAGAGCGGGGGGCGGTCGTAACCGCAGGCGTTAA
- a CDS encoding ImpA family type VI secretion system protein: MIEYQDLLKPISPESPTGIYLKSDRAVYRNLRNIFNAAQSSFRRLIETPDSSEDETLFEENQQNWQQLSDICWQTLQETSKDIEVYCWWLMSLSFQRDSIAKIAGGLETLVPFMETFWPDVHPRIPDEKLKSSEAQEQAKEIAELQLRPFIQLLGESDNSGLLYMPLQMLSLVGEIDHGAYLSATKGGKLAELKAQAQQAFSGVKNEVTATIKALGLALDSVEKLDAWIGKTCGELAISAVTCRFLRGNLNDCLEAIKYLVGNNYQVWPLDIAKQEQIPAEQPANPGLTEEKTENLANNSNQNPAEVTHLVSNVETVQQVMITSEQINNRDQAFQELRRLADYFNKAEPHSPVSFLLEKAIRWGYMSLPELMQELVAGNDKVLSQIAMVTGMDGEKTQLPENAAVSTVAAQPAPVAAAASAVQQQESNSAAVAATEVAKPAEKEESKVSTETAADSGFQW; the protein is encoded by the coding sequence ATGATAGAGTATCAAGATTTATTAAAGCCAATTTCACCCGAGTCCCCGACCGGAATCTATTTAAAGAGTGATCGGGCGGTATATCGCAACCTGCGCAATATCTTTAATGCCGCGCAGTCTTCCTTCAGGCGCCTGATTGAAACGCCAGACTCGTCGGAAGATGAAACCCTGTTTGAAGAAAACCAGCAGAACTGGCAACAATTGTCTGATATTTGCTGGCAAACGCTGCAAGAAACCAGTAAGGATATTGAAGTCTATTGCTGGTGGCTGATGTCATTGTCTTTCCAGCGGGATTCCATTGCCAAGATCGCCGGCGGCCTGGAAACTTTAGTTCCTTTTATGGAAACTTTTTGGCCGGACGTACATCCGCGTATTCCCGATGAAAAACTCAAATCATCCGAGGCGCAGGAGCAGGCCAAAGAAATCGCCGAATTACAGCTCAGGCCTTTTATCCAGTTGCTGGGAGAAAGCGATAATAGCGGTTTGTTATATATGCCGCTGCAAATGCTGTCTTTGGTAGGGGAAATTGATCACGGCGCCTACCTTTCCGCCACGAAAGGCGGCAAGCTGGCAGAATTGAAAGCCCAGGCGCAGCAAGCCTTTTCCGGCGTGAAAAACGAAGTCACCGCCACCATCAAAGCCCTGGGCCTGGCCCTGGACTCGGTGGAAAAACTTGATGCCTGGATCGGTAAAACCTGTGGCGAACTTGCTATTTCCGCAGTGACTTGCCGTTTCCTCAGGGGCAACTTAAACGATTGCCTGGAAGCGATAAAATACCTGGTGGGCAATAACTACCAGGTGTGGCCTTTGGATATTGCCAAGCAGGAACAAATTCCAGCAGAACAGCCTGCAAATCCGGGGCTGACGGAAGAAAAAACAGAAAATTTAGCAAATAATAGCAACCAAAACCCGGCAGAGGTTACTCACTTGGTAAGCAATGTTGAAACCGTGCAGCAAGTGATGATCACCAGTGAGCAAATTAACAACCGGGATCAGGCTTTTCAGGAGTTGCGCAGGCTTGCCGATTATTTTAATAAGGCTGAGCCCCATAGCCCGGTATCCTTTTTGTTGGAAAAAGCGATACGCTGGGGTTATATGTCGCTGCCGGAACTTATGCAGGAGCTGGTGGCTGGCAACGACAAGGTGTTAAGCCAGATTGCTATGGTCACCGGCATGGACGGTGAGAAAACCCAGTTACCGGAGAACGCAGCTGTCAGCACCGTCGCCGCTCAGCCAGCGCCGGTAGCAGCCGCGGCCAGTGCGGTGCAGCAACAAGAATCAAATTCAGCGGCGGTAGCTGCTACCGAGGTAGCAAAGCCCGCAGAAAAAGAAGAAAGTAAAGTAAGTACAGAAACGGCAGCCGACTCCGGATTCCAATGGTAA
- a CDS encoding Hcp family type VI secretion system effector — translation MASIYMRIDGNDTIKGSATVTDIGGKKGFFALDSTSWSAMRNVSVDIGNADNNDGGMVALGEIQCAKQLDGASPFITTFLFAPGEEGKKVEIVFTKPNRAGKGLIPYFILTLENARISSYSVSGSDGSQPGENFAMTYATIAQTYYVEAEGGKVEKAAEVAFDTQAAEITSQADLK, via the coding sequence ATGGCTTCAATTTACATGAGAATAGACGGTAACGACACAATCAAAGGTTCGGCAACCGTTACAGATATCGGTGGTAAGAAAGGATTTTTTGCTCTTGACTCAACTTCATGGAGCGCAATGCGTAACGTTAGCGTTGATATCGGTAATGCCGACAATAATGACGGTGGTATGGTTGCTTTAGGTGAGATCCAGTGTGCCAAGCAATTAGATGGCGCCAGCCCGTTCATCACCACCTTTTTATTCGCCCCGGGTGAAGAAGGTAAAAAAGTGGAAATCGTTTTCACTAAGCCGAACCGTGCCGGTAAGGGCCTTATCCCTTATTTTATCCTTACCCTGGAAAACGCCCGTATCTCCAGTTACAGCGTTTCCGGTAGTGACGGCAGTCAGCCTGGCGAAAACTTTGCCATGACTTATGCCACGATCGCGCAAACCTACTATGTAGAAGCCGAAGGCGGTAAAGTTGAGAAAGCGGCTGAAGTTGCCTTTGATACCCAAGCGGCTGAAATTACTTCACAAGCAGATCTGAAGTAA
- the tssB gene encoding type VI secretion system contractile sheath small subunit: MALNSQHKRVSKNRVSITYDVETNGALETKELPFVVGVVGDFSADKEDKVDVADREFFQIDKDNFDTVMKRVGPELKLKVDNVLTDDNSQIEANLNFDSMKDFTPEAIVEKVDALKKLVDTRNQLKVLLSKADRSRDLEKLLKEVLTDAETINSLSAELGVKSEGDA, translated from the coding sequence ATGGCTTTAAACTCACAACACAAACGAGTCAGTAAGAACCGCGTCAGTATTACTTATGATGTGGAAACAAATGGCGCCCTGGAAACAAAAGAATTGCCTTTTGTCGTCGGTGTCGTTGGTGATTTTTCGGCAGATAAGGAAGACAAGGTAGATGTTGCCGATCGCGAGTTTTTTCAAATAGACAAAGATAACTTTGATACTGTGATGAAACGTGTCGGCCCAGAGTTAAAACTTAAGGTGGACAATGTTTTAACGGATGATAACAGTCAAATTGAAGCAAACTTAAACTTTGATTCAATGAAAGACTTTACCCCGGAAGCCATTGTTGAAAAAGTTGATGCCTTGAAAAAGCTGGTGGATACCCGCAACCAGTTAAAAGTGCTGCTTAGCAAGGCGGATCGCTCCAGGGATCTGGAAAAATTGTTAAAAGAAGTATTAACGGATGCCGAAACGATCAATTCTTTATCGGCTGAGTTAGGTGTTAAGAGCGAGGGGGATGCGTAA
- the tssC gene encoding type VI secretion system contractile sheath large subunit, with amino-acid sequence MSTEQEQGAAPEGEAQELSFLDRAVAATTQTAPDTTKELMSVLMDQALDGTVTWDKNLTKTIENAIAAIDGKLSKQLSAIMQQDKFQKLEGSWRGLNKLVKESEVGADLKIKMADFNQDDLLEQFEDAPAIDRSPLFNTLYQHEYGTAGGEPYGLLLGDYQFDASDESVSLLRYMGETAAACHAPFVAAASPNMFELDSFDVFNEGKPVAPAFDSPAYAAWNSFRESDDARYVSLTLPQTIARLPYGKKGASVKSFDFEELDLDAEGNPRPTGNDQIVWSNAAYAMGLKMTQAYTATGWCTSIRGLENGGKVEALANLTYKSDAGDIQQQCPTEVNLTDEREKELSDLGFLPLVHYKSSDYAVFIGGQTTQKPKTYTDPDATANAAISARLPFIMASSRIAHYLKIMGRDKLGSNLEAADVERDLNMWISQFTNPGAIGNEQRAKTPLAESAIKVVEQPGKPGAFSAVAHLRPWLQMEALTTSVRMVAKIPG; translated from the coding sequence ATGAGCACTGAACAAGAACAAGGTGCAGCACCGGAAGGTGAAGCGCAGGAGCTGAGTTTCCTTGACCGCGCTGTTGCCGCAACCACCCAAACGGCACCGGATACCACTAAAGAGCTGATGTCCGTGCTGATGGACCAGGCGTTAGACGGTACCGTTACCTGGGATAAAAACCTGACCAAGACCATAGAAAATGCCATTGCCGCCATTGACGGTAAACTGTCCAAACAGTTATCCGCCATTATGCAGCAGGATAAATTCCAGAAGCTGGAAGGCAGCTGGCGTGGTCTGAACAAATTAGTGAAAGAAAGTGAAGTCGGCGCCGATTTAAAAATCAAGATGGCCGACTTTAACCAGGACGATTTACTGGAGCAGTTTGAAGATGCCCCGGCCATCGACCGCAGTCCGTTATTCAATACCCTGTACCAGCACGAATACGGTACTGCCGGTGGTGAACCTTATGGTTTGCTGCTGGGTGACTATCAGTTTGATGCCAGTGATGAAAGTGTTTCACTATTGCGTTACATGGGTGAAACGGCAGCGGCCTGTCATGCGCCATTTGTGGCGGCGGCTTCGCCTAACATGTTTGAATTAGACAGTTTTGATGTCTTTAACGAAGGCAAGCCGGTAGCGCCTGCGTTTGATTCCCCGGCCTATGCTGCCTGGAATTCTTTCCGTGAAAGCGACGATGCCCGTTATGTGTCTTTGACTTTGCCACAAACCATCGCCCGTTTACCTTACGGTAAAAAAGGCGCTTCGGTAAAATCGTTTGATTTTGAAGAGCTGGACCTGGATGCCGAAGGTAATCCAAGACCGACCGGCAATGATCAAATCGTCTGGTCAAATGCCGCCTATGCCATGGGACTGAAAATGACCCAGGCCTATACGGCGACCGGCTGGTGTACTTCTATCCGTGGCCTGGAAAACGGCGGTAAGGTAGAAGCGCTGGCGAACCTGACCTATAAGTCGGATGCCGGTGATATCCAGCAGCAATGTCCTACCGAAGTGAACTTAACCGATGAGCGTGAAAAAGAGCTCAGCGATTTAGGTTTCTTACCGTTAGTGCATTACAAAAGTTCAGATTATGCGGTTTTCATCGGTGGTCAAACGACCCAGAAGCCAAAAACCTATACCGATCCGGATGCCACAGCCAATGCCGCTATTTCGGCGCGCTTGCCGTTTATTATGGCCAGCAGCCGTATTGCCCATTACCTGAAAATTATGGGGCGCGACAAGCTCGGTTCTAACCTGGAAGCGGCGGATGTTGAACGTGATCTGAATATGTGGATCAGCCAGTTCACCAACCCGGGCGCGATTGGTAATGAGCAAAGAGCGAAAACGCCATTGGCGGAATCTGCCATCAAGGTGGTAGAACAGCCGGGTAAACCGGGTGCTTTCTCGGCCGTGGCCCATTTAAGACCTTGGTTACAGATGGAAGCGTTAACGACCTCTGTACGCATGGTTGCCAAAATACCAGGTTAA